The Pseudomonas multiresinivorans DNA window CGGCTCGATCTACGTGCTGCCGCTGTATCTCGCACAGATCCAGGGCTACAACGCCATGCAGATCGGCGAGGTGATCATGTGGATGGGTGTGCCCCAGCTGTTCCTCATCCCGCTGATACCCAAGCTGATGAAGATCATCGAGCCGCGCCTGCTGTGCGCCGTGGGTTTTGGCCTGTTCGGCATGGCGAGCTTCTTCTCCGGCGTGCTCAACCCGGACTTCGCCGGCCCGCAGTTCAACCAGATCCAGCTGTTGCGCGCCCTCGGCCAACCGATGGTGATGGTCACCATCTCGCTGATCGCCACCGTCTACCTGCAACCGCAGGACGCAGGTTCGGCCTCCAGCCTGTTCAACATCCTGCGCAACCTGGGCGGCGCCATCGGCATCGCGCTGCTGGCGACGCTGCTGGATAGCCGCGCCAAGGTCTATTACGACTACCTGCGCGAAGCGGTGGTGCCGGTGAACGGCGCTGTGGATGAGCGCCTGGCGCAGCTGACTTCGCAGCTGGGGACACAGCAGGCGGCGCTGGGCAAGATCAGCGAGATTGTCCACCAGCAGGCGGCGATCATGGCCTACAACGACGCCTTCCATGCCATAGGCATCGTGCTGGCAGTCAGCATGGTGGCGGTGTTGCTGACGCGCCCGCTGCCGGCGGGCGTGGGTTCTGGAGCTGCGGCCGGGGCGCATTGAGCCCACTATCCTTCCAGACACTGTAGGAGCGAGCTTGCTCGCGAACGCTCAATCAGCCGGCCACACCGGCATCAGGCAGTTCGTGAGCAAGCTCGCTCCTACATAAACCGCTCAGCCCATCGATACGATGCGGTCGCGCAACTTGCCTATCTCGTCGCGCACACCGGCCGCGGCCTCGAACTCCAGGTCGCGGGCCAACTGGTACATGCGCTCTTCCAGCTGCTTGATACGCTTGCCGATCTCCTCCGGCGTACGCGGCTCGTTGTCGTAGCGGCCGCTCTCCTCCGCCACTTTCGCCAAGCTGCGGCGCTTGCCCTTGGCGCCCGGCACCACGGCCCCTTCGAGGATGTCCTTGATATCCTTGGTGACGCCCTTGGGCACGATGCCGTTCGCTTCGTTGAAGGCCACCTGCTTGGTGCGCCGGCGCTCGGTCTCGTTGATCGCCCGCTGCATCGAGCCGGTGATGTTGTCGGCGTAGAGGATCGCCTTGCCGTGCAGGTTCCGCGCGGCGCGGCCGATGGTCTGGATCAGCGAGCGCTCGGAACGCAGGAAGCCCTCCTTGTCCGCATCGAGGATGGCCACCAGCGCCACTTCGGGCATGTCCAGGCCCTCACGCAGCAGGTTGATGCCCACCAGTACGTCGAACTTGCCCAGGCGCAGGTCGCGGATGATTTCCACCCGCTCCACGGTGTCGATGTCCGAGTGCAGGTAACGCACGCGCACGTCGTGGTCGCCCAGGTAGTCGGTCAGGTCCTCGGCCATGCGCTTGGTCAGGGTGGTGACCAGTACGCGCTGATCCAGCGCCACGCGCTTGCCGATCTCCGAGAGCAGGTCGTCCACCTGGGTGGTCGCCGGGCGGATTTCCACTTCCGGGTCGACCAGGCCGGTGGGGCGCACCACCTGCTCGATCACGCGACCGGCGTGCTGTTCTTCATACGGGCCGGGCGTCGCCGAGACGAAGATGGTCTGCGGGCTGATCGCCTCCCACTCCTCGAAGCGCAGCGGCCGGTTGTCCAGCGCCGAGGGCAGGCGGAAGCCGTACTCCACCAGGGTTTCCTTGCGCGAGCGGTCGCCCTTGTACATCGCGCCGACCTGGGGAACGCTGACGTGGGATTCGTCGATCACCAGCAGCGAGTTGGCCGGCAGGTAGTCGTAGAGGGTCGGCGGCGGCTCGCCGGGACCACGGCCGGAGAGATAGCGCGAGTAGTTCTCGATGCCGTTGCAATAGCCCAGCTCGAGGATCATCTCCAGGTCAAAGCGGGTGCGCTGCTCCAGGCGCTGGGCCTCCACCAGCTTGTTGTTGGTGCGCAGGTAATCCAGGCGCTGCTTGAGTTCGGCCTTGATGTGCTCCACCGCCTCGAGCAGCGTCTCCCGCGGGGTGACGTAGTGGCTCTTGGGGTAGAAGGTGAAGCGCGGCAGCTTGGTGAGCACCTCGCCAGTGAGCGGATCGAAGGCGGCGATGTTCTCCACTTCATCGTCGAACAGCTCGACACGGATCGCCTCCAGGTCCGATTCCGCCGGGAAGATGTCGATCACATCGCCACGCACGCGGAAGGTGGCGCGGGCGAAGTCCATGTCATTGCGCGTGTATTGCAGGCTGGTCAGGCGACGCAGCAGCTCGCGCTGGTCCATCTTGTCGCCGCGATCCAGGTGAAGGACCATTTTCAGGTAGGACGCCGGATCGCCCAGACCATAGATCGACGACACGGTACAGACGATGATCGCGTCCTCGCGCTCCAGCAGCGCCTTGGTCGCTGACAACCGCATCTGCTCGATGTGGTCGTTGATCGAGGAATCCTTCTCGATGTAGGTGTCCGAGGACGGCACGTAGGCCTCGGGCTGGTAATAGTCGTAGTAGGAGACGAAGTACTCCACCGCATTGTTCGGGAAGAAGGTCTTGAACTCGCCGTACAACTGCGCGGCCAGGGTCTTGTTCGGCGCCAGGACCATGGTCGGGCGCTGTACCTGGGCAATGACGTTGGCGATGCTGAAGGTCTTGCCGGAACCGGTCACCCCCAACAGCGTCTGGTGCGACAGGCCCGCTTCCAACCCTTCAACCATCTGTCGGATGGCTTCTGGCTGATCGCCAGCGGGCTTGAAGCGCGAATCCAGCTGGAATAACGACATGGGAACCTCGCTTTGACGTGTGACGCTTCGGTCGCCAAAGCGTCATACCAGTCGAAAAGCATGCGCGACAACTCGCCGCCTGCCATAGAGGCCTATATACTACCGGCCCGTCGACGCATCCCCCAGCGCCGTGTGTGGGGGAATGCAATTGCATTTCACTCCCGCCTTAGAGCTGCTGCCAAAATGAGTCTGTTCTCCGCTGTCGAAATGGCCCCCCGTGACCCGATCCTGGGCCTGAACGAAGCTTTCAACGCCGATACCCGTCCGGGCAAGATCAACCTGGGCGTGGGCGTGTATTACAACGAGGAAGGCCGTCTCCCGTTGCTGCGCGCCGTCCAGGCCGCGGAGAAGGCCCGCATCGAGGCTCACGCCCCGCGCGGCTACCTGCCGATCGAAGGCATCGCTGCCTACGATTCGGGCGTACAGAAGCTGCTGTTCGGCGCTGATTCCGAGCTGCTGACCGAAGGCCGCGTGGTCACCACCCAGGCCGTCGGCGGTACCGGCGCGCTGAAAACCGGTGCCGACTTCCTCAAGCGCCTGCTGCCCAACGCCACCGTTGCCATCAGCGACCCGAGCTGGGAAAACCACCGCGCGCTGTTCGAAGCCGCTGGTTTCCCGGTGCAGAACTACCGTTACTACGACGCCGCCACCCATGGTGTGAACCGCGCCGGCCTGCTGGAAGACCTCAACGCCCTGCCCTCGCAGTCCATCGTTGTCCTGCACGCCTGCTGCCACAACCCGACTGGCGTCGACCTGACCATGGACGACTGGAAACAGGTTCTGGACGTTCTGAAAGCCAAGGGCCACGTGCCGTTCCTGGACATCGCCTACCAGGGCTTCGGCGACGGCATCGACGAAGACGCCTCCGCTGTGCGCCTGTTCGCCCAGTCCGGCCTGAACTTCTTCGTCTCCAGCTCCTTCTCCAAATCGTTCTCGCTGTACGGCGAGCGCGTTGGCGCCCTGTCGGTCGTGACTGATAGCCGCGAGGAATCCGCTCGTGTCCTGTCCCAGGTCAAGCGCGTGATCCGCACCAACTACTCCAACCCGCCGACCCACGGCGCCAGCGTCGTCGCTTCCGTGCTGAACAGCCCGGAGCTGCGTGCAGTATGGGAAGAAGAACTGGGCGAGATGCGCACCCGCATTCGCGCCATGCGTGAAGCCATGGTTGCCCAACTGGCTGCCCAGGGTGCCAAGCGCGACTTCGGCTTCGTTGCCCAGCAGCGCGGCATGTTCTCCTACTCCGGCCTGACCGCCGAGCAGGTGGAGCGCCTGAAGAATGAGTTCGGCATCTACGCCGTCGGTACCGGCCGTATCTGCGTTGCCGCATTGAACAACGGCAACCTGGACACCGTCACCCGCGCCATCGTCCAGGTGCTGTAAAAAATCAGGGGAAGTCGTCGGCATGATGTTGACTTCCCCTTCTTAATCAGTAAGATACGCACCGTTGTTCCGCGATAGCTCAGTCGGTAGAGCAAATGACTGTTAATCATTGGGTCCCTGGTTCGAGTCCAGGTCGCGGAGCCAAATTCAAAGCCCTCGGCACAAGCCGGGGGCTTTTTTATTGGGCGCTGGACTCTCTCCAGGGACAGCGTCCCAGGTGATGCCCCCTTCGGGGCCGCGCTGAAGCGCGTTCGGCTGACGCCGTCGAGTCCAGGTCGCGGAGCCAAATTCGAAGCCCTCGGCACACGCCGGGGGCTTTTTCTTTGGATTCGAAAAAGTCCCCAATGAAAAAGCCGGTCGACGACCGGCCTTTTCATTCCAACGGGCAAAGCTCAGAGCGAAATCTTGTCG harbors:
- the uvrB gene encoding excinuclease ABC subunit UvrB, with product MSLFQLDSRFKPAGDQPEAIRQMVEGLEAGLSHQTLLGVTGSGKTFSIANVIAQVQRPTMVLAPNKTLAAQLYGEFKTFFPNNAVEYFVSYYDYYQPEAYVPSSDTYIEKDSSINDHIEQMRLSATKALLEREDAIIVCTVSSIYGLGDPASYLKMVLHLDRGDKMDQRELLRRLTSLQYTRNDMDFARATFRVRGDVIDIFPAESDLEAIRVELFDDEVENIAAFDPLTGEVLTKLPRFTFYPKSHYVTPRETLLEAVEHIKAELKQRLDYLRTNNKLVEAQRLEQRTRFDLEMILELGYCNGIENYSRYLSGRGPGEPPPTLYDYLPANSLLVIDESHVSVPQVGAMYKGDRSRKETLVEYGFRLPSALDNRPLRFEEWEAISPQTIFVSATPGPYEEQHAGRVIEQVVRPTGLVDPEVEIRPATTQVDDLLSEIGKRVALDQRVLVTTLTKRMAEDLTDYLGDHDVRVRYLHSDIDTVERVEIIRDLRLGKFDVLVGINLLREGLDMPEVALVAILDADKEGFLRSERSLIQTIGRAARNLHGKAILYADNITGSMQRAINETERRRTKQVAFNEANGIVPKGVTKDIKDILEGAVVPGAKGKRRSLAKVAEESGRYDNEPRTPEEIGKRIKQLEERMYQLARDLEFEAAAGVRDEIGKLRDRIVSMG
- a CDS encoding amino acid aminotransferase — encoded protein: MSLFSAVEMAPRDPILGLNEAFNADTRPGKINLGVGVYYNEEGRLPLLRAVQAAEKARIEAHAPRGYLPIEGIAAYDSGVQKLLFGADSELLTEGRVVTTQAVGGTGALKTGADFLKRLLPNATVAISDPSWENHRALFEAAGFPVQNYRYYDAATHGVNRAGLLEDLNALPSQSIVVLHACCHNPTGVDLTMDDWKQVLDVLKAKGHVPFLDIAYQGFGDGIDEDASAVRLFAQSGLNFFVSSSFSKSFSLYGERVGALSVVTDSREESARVLSQVKRVIRTNYSNPPTHGASVVASVLNSPELRAVWEEELGEMRTRIRAMREAMVAQLAAQGAKRDFGFVAQQRGMFSYSGLTAEQVERLKNEFGIYAVGTGRICVAALNNGNLDTVTRAIVQVL